From a region of the Corallococcus coralloides DSM 2259 genome:
- a CDS encoding STAS/SEC14 domain-containing protein yields MYRIDVDRAESIVSFALEGYIRLEEMQRFVEDLRAATDEVAGQAIKIEADLRTFRPASPEAADLIRRVQEYGLRSGVTRVAELVQNQIVALQLNRVASGSGTDKILRRFWQESAARTWLKHGDAELGVALQG; encoded by the coding sequence ATGTATCGAATCGACGTGGACCGAGCGGAATCCATCGTGAGCTTCGCGCTGGAGGGCTACATCCGGCTGGAGGAGATGCAGCGCTTCGTGGAGGACCTGCGCGCCGCGACGGATGAAGTGGCGGGGCAGGCCATCAAGATCGAAGCGGACCTGCGCACGTTCCGGCCGGCATCACCGGAGGCCGCGGACCTCATCCGGAGGGTGCAGGAGTACGGGCTGCGCTCCGGGGTGACGCGGGTGGCGGAGCTGGTGCAGAACCAGATCGTCGCGTTGCAGTTGAACCGGGTGGCATCCGGGAGCGGGACGGACAAGATCCTCCGCCGTTTCTGGCAGGAGTCCGCGGCACGGACCTGGCTGAAGCACGGAGACGCGGAGCTGGGAGTGGCGCTGCAGGGCTGA
- a CDS encoding imm11 family protein → MRYFKLLDDMDIRDRWLPGEATNAQGHEIDDIWQFADGCPVQINERLTIPIGHPGVVQDFSITSVGGAPVVHRRVANIFSELAPGDVQVIPVEVEGQSEPYFILVATRTIRCIDDQQSAEVKYWLPEDERPEKTGTYRAVYGMRIDPTKVGDARVFRPWGWTVALLVSEDIKEALERSGATGMAFREVTGPSEVSPEEREHNRKLQALYERSTKPREAFWRTLGTMDDNFVIPIVVGGGWPAKSEIWRVIHRPDGRTLFVTDGLSNYFSDKAEPSVGFGLELALETDEPVENVAKSWQQLLLERIANELVGHEHLREPARTGILSMEVDGERMPEPLLTKEGRVAVLLGMDTPSLPGHFTMPDGQVRLVTVKTLMPRELTYLLEHGREELLHRFNQSHPGHLSKAWRQPVV, encoded by the coding sequence ATGCGCTACTTCAAGCTTCTCGACGACATGGATATCCGTGACCGCTGGCTTCCAGGCGAAGCAACGAACGCGCAGGGGCATGAGATCGATGACATCTGGCAGTTCGCGGATGGCTGCCCGGTCCAGATCAATGAGCGCCTGACGATTCCCATCGGACATCCGGGAGTAGTGCAAGACTTCTCAATAACGAGCGTCGGTGGCGCACCTGTTGTTCACCGGCGGGTCGCGAACATCTTCTCTGAACTGGCACCAGGTGACGTACAGGTCATTCCCGTTGAGGTCGAAGGGCAGTCCGAGCCTTATTTCATCCTCGTCGCGACACGGACCATTCGATGCATTGATGATCAGCAGTCCGCAGAGGTGAAGTACTGGCTGCCAGAGGATGAACGGCCAGAAAAGACGGGAACATACCGTGCTGTCTACGGCATGCGCATCGACCCGACGAAGGTCGGTGATGCCAGGGTCTTCCGTCCCTGGGGCTGGACTGTCGCTCTCCTCGTCTCCGAGGACATCAAGGAGGCGCTGGAGCGCTCCGGCGCCACGGGGATGGCGTTCAGGGAAGTCACGGGCCCCAGCGAAGTCAGCCCCGAGGAGCGCGAACACAACCGCAAGCTCCAGGCCCTCTATGAGCGGTCCACGAAACCTCGTGAAGCCTTCTGGCGCACGCTGGGCACCATGGACGACAACTTCGTCATCCCCATCGTCGTCGGAGGTGGTTGGCCGGCGAAGAGCGAGATCTGGCGCGTCATCCACCGCCCCGATGGCCGAACGCTCTTCGTGACGGACGGCCTTTCCAACTACTTCTCTGACAAAGCAGAGCCCTCCGTGGGCTTCGGCCTGGAGCTGGCGCTCGAAACGGACGAGCCCGTGGAGAACGTGGCGAAGAGCTGGCAGCAGCTCCTGCTGGAACGCATCGCCAACGAGCTCGTGGGCCACGAACACCTGCGCGAGCCTGCGAGGACCGGCATCCTCTCCATGGAAGTGGACGGAGAGCGCATGCCCGAACCGCTCCTGACCAAGGAAGGCCGGGTCGCCGTGCTCCTGGGGATGGACACCCCATCACTCCCGGGTCACTTCACGATGCCAGACGGACAGGTCCGGCTCGTCACCGTGAAGACTCTCATGCCCCGGGAGCTCACGTACCTGCTGGAGCACGGCCGGGAGGAGCTGCTCCACCGCTTCAACCAGTCCCACCCCGGCCACCTGTCCAAGGCCTGGCGCCAGCCCGTCGTGTAG
- a CDS encoding GRAS family protein: MRTPKDELLLRAMDHALSARTMDAVEALAALYRLLDAERIPEDENYAVFATALSRRLEGATGALHPYRASEVDGSAPQIELFRRLMKHLPLASAADAVANALLADFLRGHAEATLLDVGIGQGRQECNLLRALAKAGALPRHLTVVGVDPSGTSLVEARDAVLAVAEEVGLSLDFVKLESPVEDLDAATWAALRAVRRPLVVNAAFALHHVAEKETSGVEARDAVLARLASLGPVGVVMCEPHVDHHRAPARERLKNAWNHFSRVFQLLDTLEIPGAERRAIKRFFGREVDDIVGTVNESERCERHEPALAWWERLQRAGFAPRGGLEAVCPDDVHPAVGLCVEEGTVGITFRGDVLVSVLAAVPGEGA; encoded by the coding sequence ATGCGGACGCCGAAGGACGAACTGCTGCTCCGGGCGATGGACCATGCGTTGTCAGCGCGAACGATGGACGCGGTGGAAGCGCTGGCCGCGCTCTACCGGTTGTTGGACGCGGAGCGCATTCCCGAGGACGAGAACTACGCCGTGTTCGCCACGGCCTTGTCGCGCCGGTTGGAGGGGGCGACGGGGGCGCTGCATCCGTACCGGGCGTCGGAGGTGGACGGCAGCGCGCCCCAGATTGAGTTGTTCCGGCGGTTGATGAAGCACCTGCCGCTGGCATCGGCGGCGGACGCGGTGGCGAACGCACTGCTCGCGGATTTCCTACGAGGACACGCGGAGGCGACGCTGCTGGACGTGGGCATCGGGCAGGGGCGGCAGGAGTGCAACCTGCTGCGAGCGCTGGCGAAGGCGGGCGCGCTGCCCCGGCACCTGACGGTGGTGGGCGTGGACCCCAGCGGCACGAGCCTGGTGGAGGCGCGAGACGCGGTGCTGGCGGTGGCGGAGGAGGTGGGGCTGTCGCTCGATTTCGTGAAGCTGGAGTCGCCGGTGGAGGACCTGGACGCGGCGACGTGGGCGGCGTTGCGAGCCGTGCGCCGGCCACTGGTGGTGAACGCGGCGTTCGCGCTGCACCACGTGGCGGAGAAGGAGACGTCGGGAGTGGAGGCGCGAGACGCGGTGCTGGCGAGGCTGGCGTCGTTGGGCCCGGTGGGCGTGGTGATGTGCGAGCCCCACGTCGACCACCACCGGGCACCGGCGCGTGAGCGATTGAAGAACGCGTGGAATCACTTCTCCCGGGTGTTCCAGCTGCTGGATACGCTGGAGATACCGGGCGCGGAGCGTCGCGCCATCAAGCGGTTCTTCGGTCGGGAGGTGGATGACATCGTGGGAACGGTGAACGAATCGGAGCGGTGCGAGCGGCACGAGCCGGCCCTGGCCTGGTGGGAGCGGTTGCAGCGCGCGGGCTTCGCGCCGCGAGGCGGGCTGGAGGCGGTGTGCCCGGACGACGTGCACCCGGCCGTGGGCCTGTGCGTGGAGGAGGGCACGGTGGGCATCACCTTCCGGGGCGATGTGCTGGTGTCGGTGCTGGCGGCGGTACCGGGGGAGGGCGCGTGA
- a CDS encoding AHH domain-containing protein, which translates to MPARGWCVLWVLFVTGCATSRTWRLDTGEGRAREHTPRTDTRPVTLERDTFEKAVRTLAREAPVSAHPRREALRLLNPGADRPRASLGVVSVDDPRQGRVRVAQGRTELETAYGRWCVRKRLSGDCLRLLDRGLTLDEEGKRTLAFRIALDSVWEETAEALEGMVDPEATVSLLVMTGAVYFGLWLVPEPLLSKGVAATLTVALIAYLGWDTVWSLIQGWRVLAAEVKEAQTFDGIRDAGEKYGEVMGKQAARAFVMLAMAALGSTAQTLATRVATLPGSAQAALAGAEQGGFRLVAAAEVSAIAVSASGEVTLVLAPNAVAMGTKGPNVPAPVEVRVHHIATNKWWEATHNGGPWSPKFQELFDRAGMSLDDEVNTVRVRGHQGPHPRKYHEEVYERLKEALGRCRSIQRCSEALVKELQSMGAEISTEGSRLNLLVTQP; encoded by the coding sequence ATGCCAGCGCGCGGGTGGTGCGTGCTGTGGGTGTTGTTCGTGACGGGCTGCGCGACGTCACGGACGTGGCGGTTGGACACGGGAGAAGGCCGGGCGCGTGAGCACACGCCGCGCACGGACACGCGGCCCGTGACGCTGGAGCGAGACACCTTCGAGAAGGCGGTGCGGACGCTGGCGCGCGAAGCGCCGGTGTCGGCGCATCCGAGAAGGGAAGCCCTTCGGCTGTTGAATCCCGGAGCGGATCGTCCGCGCGCTTCACTCGGCGTCGTCTCCGTGGACGACCCGAGGCAGGGGCGCGTCCGCGTGGCTCAAGGACGCACGGAGTTGGAGACCGCCTACGGACGCTGGTGCGTGCGCAAGCGATTGTCCGGAGACTGCCTGCGCCTGTTGGACCGGGGCCTGACGCTGGATGAGGAGGGCAAGCGGACGCTGGCCTTCCGGATTGCATTGGACTCGGTGTGGGAAGAGACGGCTGAAGCCTTGGAGGGGATGGTGGACCCCGAGGCGACAGTGTCCCTGCTGGTGATGACAGGCGCGGTGTACTTCGGCCTGTGGCTGGTGCCGGAGCCGCTGTTGTCGAAGGGAGTGGCGGCGACGCTGACGGTGGCGCTGATTGCGTACCTGGGCTGGGACACGGTGTGGAGTCTCATCCAGGGCTGGAGGGTGCTGGCGGCGGAGGTGAAGGAAGCGCAGACCTTCGACGGCATCCGGGACGCGGGAGAGAAGTACGGCGAGGTGATGGGCAAGCAGGCGGCACGGGCCTTCGTGATGCTGGCGATGGCGGCGCTGGGAAGCACGGCGCAGACGCTGGCGACGAGGGTCGCGACACTGCCGGGCTCAGCGCAGGCCGCATTGGCGGGAGCGGAGCAGGGAGGCTTCCGGCTGGTGGCCGCGGCGGAGGTCTCCGCAATCGCGGTGTCCGCGAGCGGCGAGGTAACCCTCGTGCTGGCGCCCAACGCGGTGGCGATGGGCACGAAGGGACCGAATGTCCCGGCGCCCGTTGAAGTCCGGGTGCATCACATCGCCACGAACAAGTGGTGGGAGGCGACGCACAACGGTGGCCCGTGGTCGCCCAAGTTCCAGGAACTTTTTGACCGTGCAGGGATGTCCCTGGATGACGAGGTGAACACAGTTCGTGTCCGGGGCCATCAAGGTCCGCATCCTCGGAAGTATCATGAGGAGGTCTATGAACGCTTGAAGGAGGCATTGGGACGTTGCAGGAGTATTCAGCGGTGCAGTGAGGCCCTCGTGAAGGAACTCCAGTCGATGGGAGCGGAGATCTCCACGGAGGGCAGCCGGCTCAACTTGCTTGTCACTCAACCCTGA
- a CDS encoding FG-GAP-like repeat-containing protein — translation MSVDVPTQPALAGTRMEWGGWVFPRWNDPRLPFAALLTLYGVLGFTFFGFNRSPGQMAFLVVSGTLLDAVLGWVLKRRKELPLSAYISCCSLALLLNYSHASTLLWLPVWLAIGSKYVLTFQGRHVFNPSMFAVAVSLLTTRELITAAPAYQWANGEVALSAFIVMAAMVLFFFRVGRGWLVISFLTFYALQTALRAFILRHHLPPEVLFLGTLGAPSFFIFVFYMLTDPATSPGTPKAQVLVALAITCVDLVLHLKESVYTFFYAALTVATCRFVFMHARELWRTRGASLRRLLAPDMLKRVGVVGGLGAVLATGYSVSAAQGERQAPLAFHLDAQDVTQAGLSSTMGHTLEELDPRVAHVAKWLVAVGDAVATGDFDGDGKLDLFLTHPLGTPEHHAGLYRNLGGLRFERVPVPALERFATRYKEEGLAGGGTFVDWDGDGDLDLAVAVAFGPVRLLRNTLRETGTAGFEDVTESAGVTDHAVSLGLTFLDYDRDGHLDLLVLNAMTTHLPDYPEPAPPLNLFKLPEPEYAGDRRMLRFMHDGWHNANNGGRNALYRGRGDGTFEKQDVEALGLKETHWSLAVSTVDLNQDGWTDLYVANDFGPDDVYLNEGGRHFRHIVGNRFGEIGRDTYKGMNASVADFDRNGWLDVYVSNVHHSLQAEGSLLWMVGPGEDAFVPRFQDEATFRGALNERRFGWGAAAGDLDDDGWPDLVQANGMVDARLDAEKWRIPAGQRNDYWYVNHKLMQSGPEVHTYADKWGDIRGRVLYPNEARRVYLNLGDTRPGHFVDVAKEVGIEAPDNSRGVLMADLDDDGDLDVLITNQHAPVSLYRNTLRASATDAKPDAHFVGLSLVGDGQRTHRSAVGTRVVVSYEENGKRVEQVREVGLMGGFSASADPRLHFGLGRHAGPVKAVIHWYGAQPQEVMLEADRYQEVRQPPAPTALRGGP, via the coding sequence ATGAGTGTGGATGTGCCGACGCAGCCGGCCCTCGCGGGCACGCGCATGGAGTGGGGCGGCTGGGTCTTCCCCCGCTGGAACGATCCGAGGCTGCCCTTCGCGGCGCTGCTCACGCTCTACGGAGTGCTGGGCTTCACCTTCTTCGGCTTCAACCGCAGCCCCGGGCAGATGGCCTTCCTGGTCGTCTCCGGCACGCTGCTGGACGCGGTCCTGGGCTGGGTGCTCAAGCGGCGCAAGGAGCTGCCGCTCTCGGCGTACATCTCGTGCTGCTCGCTGGCGCTGCTCTTGAACTACTCGCACGCGAGCACGCTGCTCTGGCTGCCGGTGTGGCTGGCCATCGGTTCCAAGTACGTGCTGACCTTCCAGGGGCGGCATGTCTTCAACCCGTCGATGTTCGCGGTGGCGGTGTCGTTGCTCACCACGCGCGAGCTCATCACCGCCGCGCCCGCCTACCAGTGGGCCAACGGGGAGGTCGCGCTGTCGGCCTTCATCGTGATGGCGGCGATGGTGCTGTTCTTCTTCCGCGTGGGCCGCGGCTGGCTGGTGATCAGCTTCCTGACCTTCTACGCGCTCCAGACGGCGCTGCGAGCGTTCATCCTCCGCCACCACCTGCCGCCGGAGGTGCTGTTCCTGGGCACGCTGGGAGCGCCGTCGTTCTTCATCTTCGTCTTCTACATGCTCACCGACCCGGCGACGTCACCGGGGACGCCGAAGGCCCAGGTGCTGGTCGCGCTGGCCATCACCTGCGTGGACCTGGTGCTGCACCTGAAGGAGAGCGTCTACACGTTCTTCTACGCGGCGCTCACCGTGGCCACCTGCCGCTTCGTGTTCATGCACGCGCGCGAGCTGTGGCGCACCCGGGGCGCGTCGCTTCGCCGGCTCCTGGCTCCGGACATGCTCAAGCGCGTGGGCGTGGTGGGAGGGCTGGGGGCGGTGCTGGCCACGGGCTACTCGGTGTCGGCGGCGCAGGGGGAGCGTCAGGCGCCGCTCGCGTTCCACCTGGATGCGCAGGACGTCACGCAGGCGGGCCTGTCCTCCACGATGGGACACACGCTGGAGGAGTTGGATCCGCGCGTGGCCCACGTCGCCAAGTGGCTGGTTGCCGTAGGCGACGCGGTGGCCACCGGCGACTTCGACGGCGACGGCAAGCTGGACCTGTTCCTCACGCACCCGCTGGGCACGCCGGAGCACCACGCGGGCCTGTACCGCAACCTGGGCGGACTGCGCTTCGAGCGCGTCCCCGTGCCCGCGCTGGAGCGCTTCGCCACCCGCTACAAAGAGGAGGGTCTGGCGGGCGGCGGGACGTTCGTGGACTGGGATGGAGACGGGGACCTGGACCTCGCGGTGGCGGTGGCCTTCGGGCCGGTGCGCCTGCTGCGCAACACGCTGCGCGAGACGGGCACGGCGGGCTTCGAGGACGTGACGGAGTCCGCGGGCGTGACGGACCACGCGGTGAGCCTGGGGCTCACGTTCCTCGACTACGACCGAGATGGGCACCTGGACCTGCTGGTGCTCAACGCGATGACGACGCACCTGCCGGACTACCCGGAGCCCGCGCCGCCGCTCAACCTCTTCAAGCTGCCGGAGCCTGAGTATGCGGGGGACCGCCGCATGCTGCGCTTCATGCACGACGGCTGGCACAACGCGAACAACGGCGGTCGCAACGCGCTCTACCGCGGCCGAGGAGACGGCACATTCGAGAAGCAGGACGTGGAGGCGCTGGGCCTGAAGGAGACGCACTGGTCGCTCGCGGTGAGCACGGTGGACCTGAACCAGGACGGGTGGACGGACCTCTACGTGGCCAACGACTTTGGACCGGACGACGTCTACCTGAACGAGGGTGGCCGGCACTTCCGCCACATCGTGGGCAACCGCTTCGGGGAGATTGGCCGGGACACGTACAAGGGCATGAACGCGAGCGTGGCGGACTTCGACCGCAACGGTTGGTTGGACGTGTACGTGTCCAACGTGCACCACTCGCTCCAGGCGGAGGGCAGCCTGTTGTGGATGGTGGGGCCGGGCGAGGACGCCTTCGTTCCCCGCTTCCAGGACGAGGCCACCTTCCGGGGCGCGCTGAACGAGCGCCGCTTCGGCTGGGGCGCGGCGGCGGGGGACCTGGATGACGACGGGTGGCCGGACCTGGTGCAGGCCAACGGCATGGTGGACGCGCGTCTGGACGCGGAGAAGTGGCGCATCCCGGCGGGGCAGCGCAACGACTACTGGTACGTGAACCACAAGTTGATGCAGTCCGGCCCGGAGGTGCACACGTACGCGGACAAGTGGGGCGACATCCGGGGCCGCGTGCTCTATCCGAACGAGGCGCGCCGCGTGTACCTCAACCTGGGTGACACGAGGCCGGGGCACTTCGTGGACGTGGCGAAGGAGGTGGGCATCGAAGCGCCGGACAACTCGCGCGGCGTGTTGATGGCGGACCTGGATGACGACGGCGACCTGGACGTGCTCATCACCAACCAGCACGCGCCGGTGTCGCTGTACCGCAACACGCTGCGAGCCAGCGCCACGGACGCGAAGCCGGACGCGCACTTCGTGGGCCTGTCGCTGGTGGGGGACGGCCAGCGTACGCACCGGAGCGCGGTGGGCACTCGCGTGGTGGTGTCCTACGAGGAGAACGGCAAGCGCGTGGAGCAGGTGCGCGAGGTGGGGCTGATGGGCGGGTTCTCCGCGTCGGCGGATCCCCGGCTGCACTTCGGGCTGGGCCGTCACGCGGGGCCGGTGAAGGCGGTCATCCACTGGTATGGCGCGCAGCCTCAGGAGGTGATGTTGGAGGCGGACCGTTACCAGGAGGTGCGCCAGCCTCCCGCGCCCACGGCGCTGCGGGGAGGGCCCTGA
- a CDS encoding GH3 auxin-responsive promoter family protein encodes MLSATMAALTPSALRFRHALREPEDAQAECLMRILRAVEGTAQAERVQHFDRIRTAWEFQDAVPITTPDSVAEDVDRIARGDARVLTREPVLRFELSGGSSGASKRVPVTQGLLREFQRALAPMLHEVFLRRPAVREGPSYWSISPLGRRQHRTAGGIPVGSAEDSAWFPRPLQPLLSRVFTVPGSVGKAPHVEPCRYVTLWFLVRCSNLSLISVWNPSFLTLLVDALERHGERLAEDLERGTLRPPEHDAEGEPVGHDPAWTALVQGLQGVRDIPRAQVLRAALRDGLPSARTLWPGLALLSMWTDAQAGHAVAGACRRFPGVEVQGKGLLATEGVLTVPLFEAPVPVLAVRSHFIEFMDPERPDARPLLAHELTAGGTYAVLLSTSGGLLRYRLGDLIRVEGFVHATPCLRFLGRADAVSDLVGEKLSAARVGTVLDAALGPTRPAFAMLAPEWGTPPAYRLFLETDEAVDVIAANVERALCEGHHYRYARELGQLGPVRAVRVTQGARRYEARCIQLGQRAGDIKPVDLHRQAGWVEWFGRGTS; translated from the coding sequence ATGCTGTCCGCCACGATGGCGGCACTGACGCCGTCCGCGCTGCGCTTCCGTCATGCGCTGCGCGAGCCAGAGGACGCGCAGGCCGAATGCCTCATGCGCATCCTCCGCGCCGTGGAGGGCACGGCTCAAGCGGAGCGGGTGCAGCACTTCGACCGTATCCGCACCGCTTGGGAGTTCCAGGACGCGGTGCCCATCACCACTCCGGACTCGGTGGCGGAAGACGTCGATCGCATCGCGCGAGGAGACGCACGAGTCCTTACGCGTGAGCCCGTGCTGCGCTTCGAGCTGTCCGGTGGCTCATCAGGCGCGTCCAAACGGGTGCCGGTGACGCAGGGCCTGCTGCGCGAGTTCCAGCGCGCGCTCGCGCCCATGCTGCATGAGGTCTTCCTGCGCCGTCCCGCCGTGCGCGAAGGCCCCAGCTACTGGTCCATCTCCCCATTGGGCCGAAGGCAGCACCGGACCGCGGGCGGCATCCCGGTGGGCTCGGCGGAGGACAGCGCCTGGTTCCCGCGCCCGTTGCAGCCGCTGCTCTCGCGTGTCTTCACCGTGCCGGGCTCGGTAGGAAAGGCTCCGCACGTGGAACCGTGCCGCTACGTGACGCTGTGGTTCCTCGTGCGGTGTTCGAACCTGTCGCTGATCAGCGTCTGGAATCCCAGCTTCCTCACGCTGCTGGTGGACGCTCTGGAGCGGCACGGCGAACGGCTCGCGGAGGACCTGGAGCGCGGCACGCTGCGGCCCCCCGAACACGACGCGGAGGGCGAGCCCGTGGGCCACGACCCTGCCTGGACGGCGCTCGTGCAGGGGCTCCAGGGCGTGCGTGACATCCCGAGGGCCCAGGTGCTGCGCGCTGCCCTCCGTGACGGACTGCCTTCCGCGCGCACGCTCTGGCCAGGGCTCGCGCTCCTGAGCATGTGGACGGACGCCCAGGCCGGGCACGCCGTGGCTGGCGCATGCCGCCGCTTCCCGGGCGTCGAGGTCCAGGGCAAGGGCCTGCTCGCCACCGAGGGCGTCCTCACGGTGCCTCTCTTCGAAGCGCCCGTGCCGGTGCTCGCGGTCCGGAGCCATTTCATCGAATTCATGGATCCGGAGCGCCCTGACGCACGGCCACTCCTGGCGCACGAGCTGACGGCGGGCGGCACCTACGCGGTACTCCTCTCCACGTCCGGTGGGCTGCTGCGCTACCGGCTGGGTGACCTCATCCGTGTGGAGGGCTTCGTGCACGCGACGCCCTGCCTGCGGTTCCTCGGCCGAGCGGACGCGGTCTCGGACCTCGTGGGCGAGAAGCTCTCCGCCGCGCGAGTGGGCACGGTGCTGGACGCCGCGTTGGGCCCCACCCGTCCTGCCTTCGCCATGCTCGCGCCGGAGTGGGGGACTCCACCGGCCTACCGTCTGTTCCTTGAGACGGATGAAGCCGTCGACGTCATTGCCGCGAACGTGGAGCGCGCCCTGTGCGAAGGCCATCACTACCGCTACGCGCGGGAGTTGGGACAGCTCGGTCCGGTGCGCGCGGTGCGCGTGACACAGGGCGCCCGCCGTTACGAGGCCCGATGCATCCAGCTCGGTCAGCGCGCGGGGGACATCAAGCCCGTGGACCTGCATCGCCAGGCTGGCTGGGTGGAGTGGTTCGGAAGAGGGACGTCATGA
- a CDS encoding fatty acid desaturase: protein MSSSLPRRAAVPRELLVPATPSGLLRLAAVEWAGMALGWAVMTWAPPVLLPLAVLIVAGRLHALGVLLHDAVHLSSRRREWRLCLLEAVAGYPIASTLAAMRYHHLRHHRDAGLPSDPYRKPPDGGRLRTVWRWVLLLGVIPGWVLRGPLGLCAWVLPSLRTAYGRVFLQDRSGRALTRDAEVVACARAEAGQVLFHLGVLALAVRWPSAVLWGYGVPLLVASGFNAHRLLAEHTAAPAQGRRLEDVFACTRDHGLGWWGWLGLAPRHVVMHVVHHLHPRVSLAHLPRLRAWYVERFPHHYPRSY from the coding sequence ATGTCCTCTTCCCTGCCTCGCCGCGCGGCGGTGCCTCGCGAGCTGCTCGTTCCCGCCACGCCCTCCGGACTGCTGCGCCTGGCGGCCGTGGAGTGGGCGGGGATGGCCCTGGGGTGGGCGGTCATGACTTGGGCTCCTCCGGTGCTGTTGCCGTTGGCCGTGCTCATCGTCGCGGGACGGCTGCATGCGCTGGGCGTCCTGCTTCATGACGCGGTCCACCTGTCTTCGCGAAGGCGCGAATGGAGACTGTGTCTGCTGGAGGCCGTCGCGGGTTACCCGATTGCGTCCACGCTGGCGGCGATGCGCTACCACCACCTCCGCCATCATCGCGATGCGGGCCTGCCGTCGGATCCGTACCGCAAGCCTCCGGATGGAGGACGGCTGCGCACGGTGTGGCGGTGGGTCCTGCTCCTGGGGGTCATCCCTGGCTGGGTGCTGCGGGGGCCGCTAGGGCTTTGCGCGTGGGTGCTGCCTTCGCTGCGCACGGCGTATGGGCGCGTGTTCCTGCAGGACCGCTCCGGGCGGGCGCTCACGCGGGATGCGGAGGTGGTGGCGTGTGCTCGGGCGGAGGCAGGGCAGGTGCTGTTCCACCTGGGCGTGCTGGCGCTGGCGGTGCGGTGGCCTTCCGCCGTGCTGTGGGGGTATGGGGTGCCGTTGCTGGTGGCGTCTGGGTTCAACGCGCACCGGTTGCTCGCCGAGCACACCGCCGCGCCCGCGCAGGGGCGGAGGCTGGAAGATGTGTTCGCGTGCACTCGCGACCATGGGCTCGGGTGGTGGGGGTGGTTGGGATTGGCGCCCCGGCACGTGGTGATGCACGTGGTGCATCACCTGCATCCGCGGGTGTCCCTCGCGCACCTGCCCCGGCTTCGCGCGTGGTACGTCGAGCGGTTTCCCCACCACTATCCCCGTTCCTACTGA
- a CDS encoding CinA family protein, translated as MSDLDALAPKVIAKCREAGVRLALAEACTGGLMTAALTEVPGASAVVERGFVPYSNESKGEQLGVPLALLQAHGSVSAEAVGAMAAGALERSWADWAVAETGIAGPGGGTETKPVGLVFIAVQRRGRAAVVERHRFEGDRRQVRHAAAARGLALLLEQVGVES; from the coding sequence GTGAGCGATCTGGATGCGTTGGCGCCGAAGGTCATCGCGAAGTGCCGTGAGGCCGGGGTGCGGCTGGCATTGGCGGAGGCGTGTACGGGAGGGCTGATGACGGCGGCGCTGACGGAGGTGCCGGGGGCCTCGGCGGTGGTGGAGCGAGGGTTCGTGCCGTACTCGAACGAATCGAAGGGAGAGCAGCTGGGGGTGCCGCTGGCGTTGTTGCAGGCGCACGGGTCGGTGAGCGCGGAGGCGGTGGGCGCGATGGCGGCGGGGGCACTGGAGCGTTCGTGGGCGGACTGGGCGGTGGCGGAGACAGGCATCGCGGGGCCCGGAGGCGGGACGGAGACGAAGCCGGTGGGGCTGGTGTTCATCGCGGTGCAGCGGCGAGGGAGGGCCGCGGTGGTGGAGCGTCACCGGTTTGAAGGGGACCGGCGCCAGGTGCGGCATGCCGCGGCGGCGCGAGGGCTGGCCCTCCTTCTGGAGCAGGTGGGAGTGGAGTCCTGA